A stretch of Oncorhynchus mykiss isolate Arlee chromosome 26, USDA_OmykA_1.1, whole genome shotgun sequence DNA encodes these proteins:
- the LOC110514403 gene encoding beta-1,3-galactosyltransferase 1-like, whose protein sequence is MMGVCHNFWTQRPPPDAHDAQPLISKQCSTDDGQKGADKTQLKKRRWCRNSCLCLFLFLVVMMIVVILEVDLKERISPSTTKPAANMSVAILAAPPPYVSRGPYHVQYPHEYSFILDEPEKCREQNPFLVLMVPVAPYNREAREAVRRTWGSERQVLGREVRLFFLLGLPSGEETEQLQEKVLQESKEHQDLLQSDFIDSYKNLTIKTMVMMEWLSSRCPNASYAMKIDSDMFLNVNTLVNMLLHAPTQNYQTGLVAQWAAVLRDHNSKWYLPKEVFPEPVYPPYALGLGYVFTLDLPRKLVEASRHVKAVYIEDVYLGLCMRHLGIRPTDPPSGNLFQVFPVAYDRCTYSRLIATTTHSITHQVNAWTDLHKPGPPC, encoded by the exons ATGATGGGGGTCTGCCACAACTTCTGGACCCAGCGCCCCCCACCTGACGCCCATGATGCCCAGCCCCTCATCTCTAAACAATG CAGTACTGATGATGGCCAGAAGGGGGCGGACAAAACACAGCTCAAAAAGAGACGCTGGTGTCGCAACAGCTGCCTTTGCCTGTTTCTGTTCCTGGTCGTGATGATGATTGTGGTCATCCTGGAAGTTGACCTCAAAGAACGGATCTCACCTTCAACAACCAAGCCAGCAGCAAACATGTCAGTTGCGATTCTGGCCGCTCCTCCCCCGTACGTGTCCCGAGGACCGTACCATGTACAATACCCACATGAGTACTCCTTCATCCTGGATGAGCCAGAGAAATGCCGGGAGCAGAACCCCTTCCTGGTTCTGATGGTGCCAGTGGCGCCCTATAACAGGGAGGCCCGTGAGGCCGTCCGCAGGACTTGGGGCAGTGAGAGGCAGGTACTGGGCAGAGAGGTCCGTCTGTTCTTCCTGCTGGGACTGCCcagtggagaggagacagagcagCTCCAGGAGAAGGTGCTGCAGGAGAGCAAAGAGCACCAGGATCTGCTGCAGAGCGACTtcatagacagctacaaaaaccTGACCATCAAGACCATGGTGATGATGGAGTGGCTGAGCTCTCGCTGCCCCAACGCCTCCTACGCCATGAAGATCGACTCAGACATGTTCCTCAACGTGAACACCTTGGTCAACATGCTGCTTCACGCTCCAACGCAGAACTACCAGACTGGACTAGTGGCTCAATGGGCCGCTGTTCTAAGAGACCATAACTCCAAATGGTACCTTCCAAAGGAGGTGTTTCCTGAACCGGTATACCCACCTTATGCTCTGGGCTTGGGCTATGTCTTCACCTTAGACCTCCCCAGGAAGCTGGTGGAGGCGTCCAGGCATGTTAAAGCCGTCTACATAGAGGATGTGTATCTGGGACTGTGTATGAGACACCTGGGCATCCGGCCTACTGACCCCCCCAGTGGAAACCTCTTCCAGGTTTTCCCTGTGGCTTATGACCGCTGCACCTACTCACGGCTGATAGCCACCACCACACACAGTATCACTCACCAGGTCAACGCATGGACAGACCTACACAAACCTGGTCCTCCCTGCTGA